A single Diceros bicornis minor isolate mBicDic1 chromosome 7, mDicBic1.mat.cur, whole genome shotgun sequence DNA region contains:
- the LOC131408325 gene encoding olfactory receptor 8B3-like — protein sequence MAPGNGSLVTEFILLGLTDKPNLQLPLFFLFLVMYTVTVLGNLGIIILIVLNSNLHTPMYFLLFNLSFIDFSYCSVSTPKMLINFICKKNIISYMGCMTQLYFSCFFVISECYVLTSMAYDRYVAICKPLLYNVVMSPKVCSGLMLGSYLMAFSGAMAHTGCMLSLTFYDANTINHYLCDILPLLQLFCTSTYINELVVFIVVGINAVVPSVTIFVSYGFVLSSILHISSTEGRSKAFGTCTSHIIVVSLFFGSGAFMYLKSSSSVSMDEGKISSVFYTNVVPLMNPLIYSLRNRDVKLALRKTLSRRKF from the coding sequence ATGGCTCCTGGAAATGGTTCCTTGGTGACAGAATTCATTCTGTTGGGATTAACAGACAAACCAAATCTCCAACTTCCCCTGTTCTTCTTGTTTCTAGTAATGTATACGGTCACTGTGTTGGGAAATTTGGGCATAATAATTTTAATTGTGCTGAATTCAAACCTACATACTCCCATGTACTTTTTGCTCTTTAATTTGTCCTTCATTGATTTCTCTTATTGTTCTGTTTCTACACCCAAAATGCTGATTAACTTCATATGCAAGAAGAATATTATCTCCTACATGGGGTGCATGACACAGCTTTACTTTTcgtgtttttttgttatttctgaaTGCTATGTACTGACATCAATGGCCtatgatcgctatgtggccatctgtaaaCCACTTTTGTATAATGTTGTCATGTCCCCTAAAGTGTGTTCCGGTCTTATGCTTGGTTCGTACTTGATGGCATTTTCTGGTGCCATGGCCCACACAGGATGCATGCTAAGCCTGACTTTCTATGATGCAAACACCATTAACCATTATTTGTGTGACattctccctctgctccagctctTCTGCACAAGCACCTACATCAATGAACTGGTTGTTTTTATTGTGGTGGGCATCAATGCCGTTGTGCCTAGTGTcaccatctttgtctcttatggTTTCGTCCTCTCCAGCATCCTCCACATCAGCTCCACAGAGGGCAGGTCGAAAGCCTTTGGTACATGCACTTCCCACATAATTgttgtttctctcttctttggaTCAGGTGCATTTATGTATCTCAAATCATCTTCTTCTGTGTCTATGGATGAGGGAAAAATCTCTTCTGTCTTTTACACCAATGTGGTTCCCTTGATGAATCCCTTAATTTATAGCTTGAGAAATAGAGATGTTAAACTTGCTCTGAGAAAAACTCTGAGTAGGAGAAAGTTTTGA